Proteins encoded together in one Planctopirus ephydatiae window:
- a CDS encoding carbon storage regulator has protein sequence MLVLTRKRNETIQIGQDIVIRVIHTSTGAVKIGIEAPREVSVVRGELAQQRLAAALGSHGVEVSHEAAATLLAAG, from the coding sequence ATGCTGGTACTGACACGCAAACGAAATGAAACGATTCAAATTGGCCAAGATATTGTCATCCGAGTGATTCACACAAGCACCGGTGCGGTCAAGATTGGAATTGAAGCCCCACGGGAAGTCTCTGTTGTACGTGGTGAACTCGCTCAGCAGCGACTCGCTGCTGCACTGGGTTCCCATGGAGTCGAAGTGAGCCACGAAGCAGCCGCCACGTTGCTGGCAGCTGGTTAA
- a CDS encoding S41 family peptidase yields MKLFQVMARTTGVFATRLIFAGAVVALLGIQAQAQNYGPDETRSRNDFPAYESRNNTWSDDRYERTRPPLDRPVDPRDEMYWPNPVSNSLSRQQIEDRLFDDRRNYGGLNDPVRSNNWQRPALRPSSDLISDSRYREYDAFPYSTQPYDTGRYNTGRSDNGRYDNSRYETRYREELYRNDDPRNLPFDSRLNNARDRNRDYLPAAPSSWDRNSNWNNSGNWPQDPRLEPAPATLQKNHPTIQQLISKRYRDQRILQTLSSMSPQAAESFYLETAQLIDARALAPSAYPTRTAKALENLYVAVDNQEFVNANRLQVAPQQRAAFQQAISQLAGQVQPRNAQEAIQVMRQVAQMSQKIVGLRPQVVAMEFTYGALETLDEYSTFMPNEVSGGPSTQLGESLVGIGVEIEAHPLGLKVLKAITGGPAAQATIKRGDIITMIGGRSIAGMELDEAANLIKGPLGSMVQLQVKRGDYIADMSLMRSRVQIQSVAEVRMEDQVNKVGYIKLDKFAETTSRELDQALMNLHQQGMQSLILDLRGNPGGLLTTAIEVTNRFLPGGTIVSTKGRNQADNSQEVANYPNTWKVPLVVLIDNNSASASEIFAAAIQDHQRGVVVGQRSYGKGSVQTQFPLKTVNGGLKLTTAKFYAPSGREMAGQGVIPDVAVPLAQNAMDTVDYDMQAAVKLATDSNTRNMAETIARRYAPQNQFLGQAG; encoded by the coding sequence ATGAAGCTGTTTCAAGTCATGGCACGTACAACCGGGGTTTTCGCAACTCGACTGATCTTCGCGGGGGCTGTTGTGGCTCTGCTGGGGATTCAGGCTCAGGCTCAAAACTATGGGCCCGATGAGACCAGAAGCCGCAACGATTTTCCTGCTTATGAAAGCCGCAATAACACCTGGTCGGACGATCGATACGAGCGGACACGCCCGCCGCTGGATCGCCCTGTTGATCCACGCGATGAGATGTACTGGCCAAACCCGGTGAGCAACTCTCTTTCTCGCCAGCAGATCGAAGACCGTTTGTTCGACGATCGCAGAAACTACGGAGGATTGAATGACCCTGTCCGATCAAACAACTGGCAGAGGCCGGCTCTTCGGCCATCGTCGGATCTGATCAGCGACTCCCGCTATCGTGAGTACGATGCATTTCCCTATAGCACTCAGCCCTATGATACCGGCCGTTATAATACAGGTCGCAGCGATAATGGCCGCTACGATAACAGTCGCTATGAAACTCGCTACCGCGAAGAGCTGTACCGTAACGATGATCCTCGGAACCTCCCGTTTGATTCACGTTTGAACAATGCCCGCGATCGCAACCGTGATTATCTCCCTGCAGCTCCCAGCAGCTGGGATCGGAACAGTAACTGGAATAATAGCGGCAACTGGCCGCAGGATCCCCGGCTGGAACCAGCTCCTGCCACTTTGCAGAAGAATCACCCTACGATCCAGCAGTTGATTTCGAAGCGGTATCGTGATCAGAGAATCTTGCAGACTTTAAGCTCGATGTCGCCACAGGCTGCTGAATCGTTCTATCTGGAAACGGCCCAATTGATCGATGCCCGGGCCTTAGCTCCTTCGGCTTATCCGACTCGAACAGCCAAAGCGTTAGAAAACCTGTATGTCGCGGTGGATAACCAGGAGTTCGTGAATGCCAACCGGCTGCAGGTTGCTCCTCAACAGCGGGCTGCCTTTCAGCAGGCCATCTCGCAACTGGCTGGACAAGTTCAACCACGCAATGCACAGGAAGCGATTCAGGTCATGCGACAGGTGGCACAGATGAGTCAGAAAATCGTCGGTTTGCGTCCTCAAGTTGTGGCGATGGAGTTTACCTATGGTGCACTGGAAACACTCGATGAATATTCGACCTTCATGCCCAATGAAGTCAGCGGCGGGCCCAGTACTCAATTGGGTGAAAGCCTGGTGGGGATTGGCGTAGAAATTGAAGCCCATCCGCTGGGACTCAAAGTGCTCAAGGCGATTACTGGCGGGCCGGCAGCACAGGCCACCATCAAGCGAGGCGACATTATTACGATGATTGGCGGACGGTCGATTGCCGGTATGGAACTCGATGAAGCGGCTAATCTGATCAAGGGCCCACTCGGATCGATGGTGCAGCTTCAGGTGAAACGAGGTGACTACATTGCGGATATGTCGTTGATGCGGAGCCGAGTGCAGATTCAAAGCGTGGCTGAAGTTCGTATGGAAGATCAGGTCAACAAGGTGGGCTACATCAAGCTCGACAAGTTTGCCGAAACGACCAGCCGGGAATTGGATCAGGCTTTGATGAATCTGCACCAGCAGGGGATGCAATCGCTGATTCTCGACTTGCGGGGAAACCCGGGTGGCTTATTGACCACAGCGATCGAAGTGACTAACCGGTTTTTGCCAGGTGGAACGATTGTCAGTACGAAAGGGCGTAACCAGGCGGATAACAGTCAGGAAGTGGCCAACTACCCGAATACCTGGAAAGTGCCACTGGTGGTGCTGATCGACAACAACAGTGCCAGTGCCAGTGAGATCTTTGCCGCCGCAATTCAGGATCATCAGCGTGGTGTGGTTGTTGGTCAAAGGTCTTATGGCAAAGGTTCAGTTCAGACACAGTTTCCACTCAAGACGGTGAATGGAGGGTTAAAGCTGACGACGGCCAAATTCTACGCTCCTTCGGGCCGGGAAATGGCAGGTCAGGGTGTGATTCCAGATGTCGCAGTTCCTCTGGCACAGAATGCAATGGATACGGTGGATTACGATATGCAGGCAGCTGTGAAGCTGGCGACTGACTCGAACACCCGCAACATGGCCGAGACGATTGCCAGGCGTTATGCCCCGCAGAACCAGTTCTTAGGGCAGGCGGGGTAG
- the ribD gene encoding bifunctional diaminohydroxyphosphoribosylaminopyrimidine deaminase/5-amino-6-(5-phosphoribosylamino)uracil reductase RibD yields the protein MRFATPDAVMEYALMLARRGVGFVEPNPAVGAVVVDEHLQLLGEGWHERFGGPHAEVHALAKAGEKARGATIYTTLEPCSHFGKTPPCADALIAAGIRHVVTAVIDPAAHVSGQGIEKLRQAGITVNVGRCADKARELLAPFVAFQCANRPWVHAKWAMTLDGKISTKTGHSHWISSEASRRTVHELRGRVDAIVVGIGTVLVDDPQLNVRLPEDWKGPRRTPARIVLDSRLSISPHSQLVQTARKIPTIVATIGPEHLQMAEREADWQQRREVLELAGCQVWSLPCGSTDIGLAHHPCLIHLLDKMRAAGMAHLLVEGGARILGSFLDLDLIDEVHTYIAPKLVGGSAAASPIAGKGRMTIFESEEFASGTFTTIDKDAYFHGVRRVAIDRLPWLAPVDA from the coding sequence ATGCGATTCGCCACGCCAGATGCTGTGATGGAATATGCCCTGATGCTGGCTCGTCGTGGTGTCGGGTTTGTCGAGCCCAATCCGGCTGTGGGCGCAGTGGTGGTGGACGAACATCTGCAGCTACTCGGCGAGGGCTGGCATGAAAGGTTTGGCGGGCCTCATGCCGAAGTGCATGCCCTGGCAAAGGCTGGTGAGAAAGCGCGCGGCGCCACGATTTACACCACTCTCGAGCCCTGCTCTCACTTTGGGAAAACACCTCCCTGTGCCGACGCACTGATTGCGGCTGGGATTCGACATGTAGTGACAGCAGTGATCGATCCTGCGGCTCATGTTTCGGGCCAGGGAATTGAGAAATTGCGGCAAGCCGGCATCACGGTGAATGTTGGTCGCTGCGCGGACAAAGCCCGTGAGCTGCTGGCCCCGTTTGTGGCCTTTCAGTGTGCCAATCGGCCCTGGGTGCATGCCAAGTGGGCGATGACACTTGACGGAAAAATCTCGACCAAGACAGGGCATTCGCACTGGATATCGAGCGAGGCATCGCGGCGGACTGTCCACGAACTGCGGGGGCGTGTCGATGCCATTGTCGTCGGGATTGGCACTGTGCTGGTGGATGATCCCCAACTGAATGTCCGCCTGCCGGAAGACTGGAAAGGGCCAAGACGAACACCCGCGAGAATTGTGCTCGACTCGCGGCTATCGATCAGCCCGCACAGTCAACTGGTGCAGACGGCCAGAAAGATCCCCACGATTGTGGCCACGATCGGCCCGGAACATCTGCAGATGGCCGAGAGAGAAGCCGACTGGCAGCAACGGCGGGAAGTGCTGGAATTAGCGGGTTGCCAGGTGTGGTCGCTGCCTTGTGGCTCGACAGATATTGGTCTGGCGCATCACCCGTGCTTGATTCATCTGCTGGATAAGATGCGTGCTGCCGGCATGGCCCATCTTCTGGTTGAGGGCGGGGCACGGATTCTGGGATCATTTTTGGATCTGGATCTGATCGATGAGGTGCATACGTATATCGCACCGAAACTGGTCGGAGGGTCGGCCGCTGCTTCACCCATTGCAGGCAAAGGACGCATGACGATTTTCGAAAGTGAAGAGTTCGCGTCGGGAACGTTTACCACGATCGACAAAGATGCGTATTTCCATGGAGTTCGCCGGGTGGCGATCGATCGTTTGCCGTGGCTAGCCCCAGTCGACGCGTGA
- the asnS gene encoding asparagine--tRNA ligase: MRTKVADCLKKTAPGTIVDVRGWVRTRRESKQGFAFIELNDGSSFANLQIVADKSLPDYEELIKLVQTGASLAVTGELKESPAQGQKVELHAQTLKVLGQADAAKYPLQKKGHSFEFLREKAHLRPRTNTFGAMARVRNAICDAIHRYFQDRGFLYIHAPIITTSDCEGAGHMFQVTTLDLAKLGQFQGSRSSEAGKPFEIDYTKDFFGKKAGLTVSGQLEGEIFACSVGDCYTFGPTFRAENSNTTRHLAEFWMIEPEMPFYELEDNMALAEDFVRSVIKNVLARCPDDLQFFNDRIEPTLLATLENISGHDFIKLTYTEAVEILLKSGQSFEYPVGWGKDLQSEHERFLTEKHFKQPVILTDYPREIKSFYMRANDDGKTVRAMDVLVPGIGEIIGGSQREERHDVLISRMQECGLNPADYWWYLELREYGTVPHSGFGLGLERTVQMITGMQNIRDCIPFPRTPKSADF, encoded by the coding sequence ATGCGGACGAAAGTTGCTGATTGCCTGAAGAAGACTGCTCCGGGAACGATTGTCGATGTGCGTGGCTGGGTGCGAACGCGGCGGGAGTCGAAACAGGGGTTTGCCTTCATCGAACTCAATGATGGAAGTTCGTTTGCCAATCTGCAGATCGTGGCCGACAAGTCGCTGCCGGATTACGAGGAATTGATCAAGCTGGTGCAGACCGGGGCGAGTCTCGCGGTGACGGGGGAACTGAAAGAGTCGCCCGCGCAAGGGCAGAAGGTTGAGCTACATGCCCAGACTTTGAAAGTGCTCGGACAGGCTGATGCGGCGAAGTACCCGCTGCAGAAGAAGGGGCACAGCTTCGAGTTTCTGCGGGAAAAAGCCCATTTGCGGCCGCGCACAAACACGTTCGGTGCCATGGCCCGAGTACGCAATGCGATTTGCGACGCTATTCATCGCTACTTTCAGGATCGCGGTTTTCTTTACATTCACGCGCCGATCATCACGACGAGCGATTGTGAGGGAGCCGGTCATATGTTCCAGGTGACAACGCTCGATCTGGCAAAACTGGGACAGTTTCAGGGTTCCAGAAGCAGTGAAGCTGGCAAGCCCTTCGAGATTGATTACACGAAAGACTTTTTTGGCAAGAAAGCCGGTCTGACAGTGAGTGGTCAGCTCGAAGGCGAGATCTTTGCGTGTTCAGTGGGGGATTGCTACACGTTTGGGCCGACGTTCCGCGCTGAGAACAGCAATACCACCCGGCATCTGGCCGAGTTCTGGATGATCGAGCCAGAGATGCCCTTCTATGAGCTGGAAGACAACATGGCTCTGGCGGAGGACTTTGTCCGGTCTGTGATCAAGAATGTGCTGGCGCGCTGCCCGGATGATCTGCAGTTCTTCAATGATCGCATTGAGCCGACGCTGCTGGCGACGCTCGAGAACATTTCGGGACATGATTTTATCAAGCTGACATACACCGAGGCGGTCGAGATCCTGCTGAAATCGGGACAGAGCTTTGAGTATCCAGTCGGCTGGGGGAAGGATCTGCAATCGGAACATGAACGGTTTCTGACCGAGAAGCACTTTAAGCAGCCAGTGATCCTGACGGATTATCCGCGAGAGATTAAGTCGTTCTACATGCGGGCGAACGATGACGGGAAAACCGTCCGGGCCATGGATGTGCTTGTCCCTGGTATTGGCGAAATCATTGGCGGGAGCCAGCGTGAAGAGCGACACGATGTCCTCATCAGCCGCATGCAGGAATGCGGTTTGAATCCTGCCGATTACTGGTGGTACCTCGAATTGCGAGAATACGGCACAGTTCCTCACAGTGGCTTCGGGCTGGGCCTGGAAAGAACCGTGCAGATGATTACCGGCATGCAGAATATCCGCGACTGCATTCCGTTCCCGCGAACACCGAAATCGGCTGACTTTTAA
- a CDS encoding acyl-CoA thioesterase produces the protein MPHFSTQRRVEFYETDMAGIVHFSNFFRYMEQAEHEFFRSLGLKISGKTAEGIEIGWPRVACQCDYRAPARYEEVITIDVTIIRQTTRSLTMSYVFSRDGKILASGEMTTVCCTMQEGALKAIEIPPSYLDRLPAVDFTGTSNNAP, from the coding sequence ATGCCGCATTTCTCTACCCAGCGTCGAGTGGAGTTCTACGAAACCGATATGGCCGGAATTGTCCACTTCTCCAATTTTTTCCGGTATATGGAGCAGGCCGAGCACGAATTCTTTCGCTCGTTAGGGCTGAAGATTTCAGGAAAGACGGCCGAAGGGATCGAAATCGGCTGGCCGCGAGTGGCTTGCCAATGCGATTACCGGGCGCCGGCCCGATATGAGGAAGTCATCACTATCGATGTCACCATCATCCGGCAGACGACGCGTTCGCTCACCATGAGTTACGTTTTCTCGCGAGATGGCAAAATCCTGGCCAGCGGCGAAATGACCACGGTCTGCTGTACGATGCAGGAAGGGGCCTTAAAAGCCATTGAGATTCCTCCTTCGTATCTCGATCGACTTCCCGCTGTGGATTTCACTGGCACTTCAAACAATGCTCCATAA
- a CDS encoding GlsB/YeaQ/YmgE family stress response membrane protein, producing the protein MFENLIDLLLWIGFGLVVGLIARFFVPGRQRLGLFLTIGLGIAGSFAGGLLNSVIFGSGPALQPSKWIMSIIGAVIVLLIAGQINSRSR; encoded by the coding sequence ATGTTTGAGAATCTGATTGACCTGCTCCTGTGGATTGGCTTTGGTCTCGTGGTCGGGTTGATTGCCCGCTTCTTTGTGCCGGGAAGACAAAGGCTGGGACTTTTTCTGACAATCGGGCTGGGGATTGCCGGTTCGTTTGCCGGCGGGTTGCTGAACTCAGTGATCTTTGGCAGCGGCCCTGCTTTGCAGCCTTCCAAGTGGATTATGTCGATTATTGGTGCCGTGATTGTGCTGCTGATTGCCGGGCAGATCAATTCTCGAAGTCGCTGA
- a CDS encoding DUF1015 domain-containing protein, producing MASPSRRVKAGKSGRGVTGSNFWLTSATLRSKSSGRSDPSWMIVGRLFVLCEMCQVDMVDVSPFCGWRYQLGQVGDLADVTAPPYDVIGPEELIQLRQKHPANIVHLILPESLPDDPGPDECYQRAAALLAQFKLDGILARDHADAYYVYHQTFEIAGEKYVRKGFLGRLKLSPFGEGQVFPHERTLAAPKADRLKLFRAVKTNLSPIFGLYEDPAGEVEQVLTTALAGQTGVQLIDEQRVLHQLWPISDPQVMSKVTSLMKSRPVVIADGHHRYETALAYRDELVATGTLTNELHAANSVMCMFVASEDGGLMVLPTHRIVKNWQALTAQQIGMALTPVFEVDVVGSHATAAQDAWDLAQSCGNGCALALGTSADSTWVVAELKDMASMRLASPGKSDEWCQLPVSVLHQLVLPRLAPLVHPREEADLEYVHEDRTAARAIEEKSAGLAVLVPATSVTLVEMIAQGGEVLPPKSTYFYPKLRSGMVLNPLT from the coding sequence GTGGCTAGCCCCAGTCGACGCGTGAAAGCCGGAAAATCCGGCCGCGGAGTGACAGGGTCGAACTTTTGGCTGACTTCTGCCACACTTCGCAGTAAGTCATCTGGCCGCAGTGACCCATCGTGGATGATTGTGGGCCGCTTGTTTGTCCTTTGTGAAATGTGCCAGGTTGATATGGTCGATGTGAGTCCGTTTTGTGGATGGCGTTATCAACTGGGTCAAGTTGGCGATCTGGCCGATGTGACAGCGCCCCCCTATGACGTGATTGGGCCGGAGGAATTGATCCAGCTGAGGCAGAAACATCCGGCGAATATCGTCCATCTGATCCTGCCGGAATCGCTGCCTGATGATCCTGGTCCCGATGAATGTTATCAAAGGGCGGCTGCACTTCTGGCACAGTTCAAGCTCGATGGCATCCTCGCGCGTGATCATGCAGATGCCTATTACGTGTATCATCAGACATTCGAGATCGCTGGCGAAAAATATGTGCGGAAAGGGTTTCTGGGTCGGCTCAAGCTCTCGCCATTTGGTGAAGGTCAGGTCTTTCCGCATGAGCGCACGCTGGCTGCACCTAAGGCCGATCGATTGAAGCTCTTTCGAGCCGTGAAGACCAATCTATCGCCCATTTTCGGTTTGTATGAAGACCCGGCTGGTGAAGTCGAACAGGTGCTGACCACCGCTCTGGCAGGTCAAACGGGGGTGCAGCTGATTGATGAGCAGCGAGTGCTGCACCAGTTGTGGCCAATTTCCGACCCGCAGGTAATGTCGAAAGTGACCTCGCTGATGAAGAGTCGGCCCGTGGTGATTGCGGATGGACATCATCGCTATGAAACGGCCCTCGCCTATCGTGATGAACTGGTGGCAACAGGCACGCTCACGAATGAACTGCACGCAGCGAATTCGGTGATGTGCATGTTTGTCGCTTCGGAAGATGGCGGGTTGATGGTGCTGCCGACGCATCGCATCGTCAAAAACTGGCAGGCGTTGACGGCTCAGCAGATTGGTATGGCGCTCACGCCGGTGTTTGAAGTGGATGTGGTCGGGAGCCATGCGACAGCAGCCCAGGATGCGTGGGATCTGGCACAATCCTGTGGGAATGGATGTGCCCTCGCTCTGGGAACTTCTGCGGATTCGACCTGGGTTGTGGCTGAATTGAAAGACATGGCCTCGATGCGGCTCGCTTCGCCAGGAAAATCGGATGAGTGGTGCCAGTTACCAGTCAGTGTGCTGCATCAACTGGTGCTGCCACGATTGGCACCACTGGTGCATCCACGGGAAGAAGCCGATCTGGAATACGTCCACGAAGATCGGACAGCCGCCCGTGCCATCGAAGAAAAGAGTGCCGGTCTGGCAGTACTGGTTCCTGCGACGAGTGTCACCCTGGTGGAAATGATTGCACAGGGCGGAGAGGTGCTACCCCCCAAATCGACCTACTTCTACCCCAAGCTGCGCTCGGGAATGGTGTTGAATCCGTTGACGTAG
- a CDS encoding sulfatase, whose product MRQFSLLALVWVSLISYALATQQNVLLICVDDLRPELGCYGSRSVLTPHIDALASRSRLFTRHYVQAPTCGASRCTLLTGRYGPAGNNALFELAKRRKQDGDAVPPSMPEYFRGQGYTTVSVGKVSHHPGGRGGANWDDNNQIEMPGAWTRHLMPTGLWNHPRGAMHGLAHGEIRASEKGKMAVFQATEGADDIYPDGLIVEESLRQLDVLTSEDKPFFLAVGLIRPHLPFGSPAKYFEKVSQLPLLPIPHSEKPIWPSTWHGSNELRQYQLWEKDPLKDPSFADEIRRHYYACVTYADANVGRLLEKLAATKEADNTIVVLWGDHGWHLGEHALWGKHTLFEESLRSPLMISTSQLKQPGEPTKAVVETIDIFPTLCELTGLEKPAFVQGVSLVPQLNDPTTTGHTAFSYSGRTRTVRTDRYRLIAHPDKAGTMELFDHAADAGETKNIADTHPEIVSSLLKELDQRLPPR is encoded by the coding sequence ATGAGACAATTCTCATTGTTGGCGCTGGTATGGGTGTCCCTGATCTCTTACGCGTTGGCTACGCAGCAGAATGTGCTGTTGATTTGTGTCGATGATCTGCGGCCTGAATTGGGTTGCTATGGTTCGCGCAGTGTTTTGACGCCGCACATCGATGCGCTGGCGAGTCGCAGCCGGCTGTTTACCCGGCACTATGTTCAAGCTCCCACTTGTGGGGCCTCCCGGTGTACGCTGCTCACCGGCCGGTATGGCCCGGCTGGAAACAATGCACTCTTTGAACTGGCTAAACGTCGCAAACAGGATGGCGATGCGGTGCCGCCTTCCATGCCCGAGTACTTTCGAGGCCAGGGATACACGACAGTTTCAGTCGGAAAAGTCTCGCATCATCCCGGTGGTCGCGGTGGAGCCAACTGGGATGATAACAACCAGATCGAAATGCCCGGCGCCTGGACTCGACACCTCATGCCGACCGGCCTTTGGAATCATCCCCGCGGAGCCATGCACGGCTTGGCACATGGCGAAATCCGGGCATCAGAAAAAGGGAAAATGGCGGTCTTTCAGGCCACTGAAGGAGCAGATGACATTTACCCCGATGGTCTGATTGTCGAGGAATCACTCCGACAACTGGATGTACTGACCAGCGAAGACAAACCGTTCTTTCTGGCTGTGGGATTGATTCGTCCTCATCTGCCGTTTGGATCTCCTGCAAAATACTTCGAGAAAGTGAGCCAACTCCCCTTATTGCCCATTCCACATTCGGAAAAGCCAATCTGGCCATCGACCTGGCATGGCTCGAATGAGTTGAGGCAGTACCAGTTGTGGGAGAAAGATCCTCTCAAAGATCCATCATTCGCTGATGAAATTCGTCGGCATTACTACGCCTGTGTGACCTATGCCGATGCGAATGTAGGCCGCTTGTTGGAAAAACTGGCTGCTACAAAAGAGGCCGACAATACGATTGTGGTGTTGTGGGGAGACCATGGCTGGCATCTGGGTGAACATGCATTGTGGGGAAAGCATACTCTGTTTGAAGAATCGTTGAGATCGCCGCTGATGATCTCGACCAGTCAGTTGAAACAACCGGGGGAACCGACGAAAGCCGTCGTCGAAACGATCGATATTTTCCCCACGTTGTGCGAGCTGACCGGGCTGGAAAAGCCTGCGTTTGTGCAGGGAGTGAGCCTGGTTCCCCAGTTGAATGACCCTACAACTACAGGACACACCGCGTTCTCGTACTCAGGGAGAACGCGGACGGTACGGACAGATCGCTACCGCTTGATTGCTCATCCCGACAAAGCCGGAACAATGGAATTGTTTGACCATGCGGCTGATGCAGGTGAAACAAAAAATATCGCCGACACTCACCCTGAAATTGTCAGCTCATTGCTGAAAGAACTCGATCAGCGACTTCCTCCTCGTTGA
- a CDS encoding DUF1328 domain-containing protein, translating to MLQWALTFFIIAIIAGLLGFSQIVGTATWIAQVLFVVFLILAIVSLLTGRKPVM from the coding sequence ATGCTGCAGTGGGCGTTAACTTTTTTCATTATCGCGATCATCGCCGGTCTGCTGGGTTTCAGTCAGATTGTCGGCACCGCGACTTGGATTGCACAGGTTCTCTTCGTCGTCTTTCTCATTCTCGCGATCGTGTCACTGCTCACAGGCCGCAAACCTGTCATGTGA
- the lepA gene encoding translation elongation factor 4 has product MFDQRFIRNFSIIAHIDHGKSTLADQLLLKSGAITQREFREQILDDLDVERERGITVKARAVAIHYTLDGQEYEINLIDTPGHVDFHYEVSRSLAACEGALLVVDAFQGVQAQTVANAYAAIGCDLEIIPVLNKIDLPVTRIPEVMEEIESVVGLDTSNALKVSAKAGIGIEDVFKAIVERIPAPKGKPDDPLRALVFDSKYDHYRGVVTYIRVKEGTISKGQKIYFMKAGTAHEILEIGQFRPHMLPCEELGPGQVGYIVTGIKVLGNVHVGDTVCDYLRRPAAPLPGYEIPQQMVFCGMYPIDASDFEHLREELARMSLNDASFSFAADTSEALGFGFRCGFLGMLHMEIIQQRLEKEANVDLIQTAPNVTYQILKTNGEEVFIDNPQEVPDAGSITEFREPIAKVAFILPSDKIGAVMQMCADRRGVFVTTEFLGPQRAQLVWELPLAEIVFDMYDKLKSITQGYGTMNYEIIGYRAADLVKMDILVKGERVDALSTIVHRTSAERRGRALCKRLKEEISRHQFEIPIQAALGARIIARETISAVRKDVTAKCYGGDISRKRKLLEKQKEGKKRMKQFGSVEIPQKAFLSVLDTGNDE; this is encoded by the coding sequence ATGTTTGATCAGCGATTTATTCGTAACTTCTCGATCATTGCCCACATTGATCACGGGAAAAGCACACTCGCAGACCAGCTTCTGCTGAAAAGTGGAGCCATTACCCAGCGGGAATTCCGTGAGCAGATTCTCGATGACCTCGATGTGGAACGAGAACGCGGCATCACGGTCAAAGCCCGGGCGGTGGCCATTCACTACACACTGGACGGTCAGGAATACGAGATCAATCTGATCGATACGCCCGGCCACGTGGACTTTCATTATGAAGTCTCGCGAAGTCTGGCCGCTTGCGAAGGGGCGTTGCTGGTCGTGGATGCTTTTCAGGGAGTGCAGGCTCAGACTGTCGCCAATGCGTACGCAGCGATTGGTTGCGATCTGGAAATTATCCCGGTGCTCAACAAGATCGATCTGCCTGTGACCCGTATTCCGGAAGTGATGGAAGAAATCGAATCGGTGGTGGGGCTGGATACATCGAATGCGCTCAAAGTCTCTGCCAAAGCCGGGATCGGGATTGAAGATGTCTTTAAGGCCATTGTGGAGCGGATACCAGCACCCAAGGGGAAGCCGGATGATCCATTACGGGCACTGGTCTTCGACAGCAAGTACGATCATTACCGCGGTGTGGTCACTTACATCCGTGTGAAGGAAGGGACGATTTCCAAGGGCCAGAAGATTTATTTCATGAAGGCGGGCACAGCCCATGAAATTCTGGAGATTGGGCAGTTCCGGCCCCATATGCTCCCTTGCGAAGAGCTGGGACCTGGCCAGGTGGGTTACATCGTCACTGGCATTAAAGTGCTGGGCAATGTGCATGTCGGGGATACCGTCTGCGATTATCTGAGGCGACCGGCCGCTCCACTTCCCGGTTATGAGATTCCTCAGCAGATGGTGTTCTGCGGGATGTACCCGATTGATGCCTCAGATTTTGAGCATCTGCGGGAAGAGCTTGCCCGCATGAGTCTCAATGATGCCAGCTTCAGTTTTGCCGCCGACACGAGCGAAGCGTTGGGCTTTGGTTTCCGCTGCGGATTTCTGGGGATGCTCCACATGGAGATCATCCAGCAAAGGCTCGAAAAGGAAGCCAATGTCGATCTGATTCAAACGGCACCCAACGTGACGTATCAGATTCTCAAGACCAACGGAGAAGAAGTCTTTATCGATAATCCTCAGGAAGTCCCTGATGCCGGTTCGATTACTGAGTTCCGCGAGCCGATTGCAAAAGTCGCGTTCATTCTGCCCAGTGATAAGATCGGCGCGGTGATGCAGATGTGTGCCGACCGCCGGGGTGTTTTTGTCACTACCGAATTCTTAGGCCCGCAGCGGGCCCAGCTGGTGTGGGAACTTCCACTGGCTGAAATCGTGTTCGACATGTACGACAAGCTCAAGAGTATCACTCAGGGCTACGGCACGATGAATTACGAGATTATCGGCTACCGCGCAGCCGATCTTGTGAAGATGGATATTCTCGTTAAGGGCGAGCGCGTCGATGCGCTTTCCACAATCGTCCACAGGACATCGGCAGAAAGGCGCGGCCGAGCCTTGTGTAAGCGGCTCAAAGAAGAAATCTCCCGGCATCAGTTCGAGATTCCGATTCAGGCCGCCCTGGGGGCGAGAATTATCGCCCGTGAGACAATCTCTGCGGTTCGTAAAGACGTGACTGCCAAATGCTACGGCGGCGATATCAGCCGCAAGCGCAAGCTGCTGGAAAAGCAGAAAGAGGGCAAGAAGCGCATGAAGCAGTTCGGCTCTGTCGAGATCCCCCAGAAGGCCTTCCTCTCCGTGCTGGATACGGGGAATGATGAGTAG